From Thermodesulforhabdus norvegica, a single genomic window includes:
- the pgsA gene encoding CDP-diacylglycerol--glycerol-3-phosphate 3-phosphatidyltransferase: MTRQNERKAEFLNLPNILTCLRICAIPLVILLLIPPVSPVAYNCAFLLCLFALITDYLDGILARRHNRVTSTGKLLDPLADKLLVSAVFIMLIPLGRIPAWMTFMVVSREIIITGLRSLAASHGLIINASRLGKNKMVSQSIAMLLLLLSIPGVEEKLVILGQIFVGISIILGYWSAVRYFMNFYRETRR, encoded by the coding sequence ATGACAAGACAGAATGAGCGAAAAGCAGAGTTTTTAAATCTTCCCAACATCCTGACCTGCCTTAGGATATGCGCCATCCCGCTGGTAATCTTATTGCTGATCCCTCCCGTCAGCCCTGTAGCCTATAATTGTGCCTTTTTACTGTGCCTTTTTGCCTTGATTACCGACTACCTTGACGGAATTCTCGCGAGAAGACACAATCGGGTGACTTCCACGGGCAAACTACTGGATCCTCTGGCAGATAAGCTTCTCGTGTCCGCCGTTTTTATCATGCTTATCCCCCTGGGACGAATCCCGGCATGGATGACCTTTATGGTCGTAAGCCGCGAAATCATTATCACGGGTCTGCGTTCTCTGGCCGCATCTCACGGATTGATCATAAATGCAAGCCGTCTGGGAAAAAACAAAATGGTTTCCCAATCAATTGCCATGCTGTTACTATTATTGTCGATACCGGGCGTGGAAGAAAAGTTAGTCATTCTGGGGCAGATTTTTGTAGGAATATCAATTATTCTGGGCTACTGGTCGGCTGTGCGTTATTTCATGAACTTTTACAGGGAAACGAGGAGGTAG
- a CDS encoding aldehyde ferredoxin oxidoreductase N-terminal domain-containing protein: MKILRIDMGAEGGPRVVESGLGEYEGFGGRGLTSAIVSREVPPDCHPLSGENKLVIAPGLLSGTTGAMTGRISVGCKSPLTGTIKEANAGGQPAQVLARLGYAAIVLEGKPRTDDLYVVYIN, translated from the coding sequence ATGAAGATTTTACGGATAGACATGGGGGCGGAAGGTGGACCCAGGGTTGTGGAGAGCGGTCTTGGGGAGTATGAGGGTTTTGGTGGCCGTGGGCTGACTTCTGCGATTGTTTCCCGGGAGGTTCCGCCTGACTGTCATCCTTTGAGCGGTGAAAACAAGCTTGTCATAGCCCCCGGGCTTCTTAGTGGAACCACGGGAGCCATGACGGGAAGGATCTCGGTGGGTTGCAAGAGTCCTCTTACGGGCACAATCAAGGAAGCCAATGCGGGAGGTCAGCCTGCTCAGGTACTGGCCCGGCTGGGTTATGCGGCAATCGTTCTTGAGGGCAAACCCAGAACGGATGATCTCTACGTAGTTTACATAAAC